Proteins from a single region of Scleropages formosus chromosome 24, fSclFor1.1, whole genome shotgun sequence:
- the gcnt7 gene encoding N-acetyllactosaminide beta-1,6-N-acetylglucosaminyl-transferase yields the protein MSNLSTKVCFFILGMSVVICVTMSTIYLKSSTSEAPVTMATMQNTTKCRAFPDYCTPFLPPATEGKQWHQRDCLSEDYIAEGVLNCSLITKDFHFITEPLSQEEREFPLAFIMTIHKELETFMRLLRAIYAPQNIYCIHVDAKSQESYKASVRHLVSCFPNVFLSSVSEVVTYGGFSRLKADINCMKDLVSLRVPWRRVINLCGQDFPVKSNLELVRQLRSKAWRATNMTPGVRQPNYMRYRTEKQYQEVMGGHTVPKGEGFIKAPPPHDLNIYFGTAYYALTPAFVRFVLENSVAKDLLEWSRDTYSPDEHYWVTLNHLVGVPGSNLQGKWEGEIRAIKWIDQQGSVHDGCKGQYIRGICVYGLGDLQWIIDRNHMFANKFDSHLFPEAINCMELWHRHKVLQQAQVPVRPEWRIATEKHTISARR from the exons ATGAGCAACCTCAGCACTAAGGTCTGTTTCTTCATCCTGGGAATGAGTGTGGTGATCTGCGTGACAATGTCCACCATTTATCTGAAGTCCAGCACTTCAGAGGCCCCAGTCACAATGGCCACCATGCAGAACACGACCAAATGCAGGGCTTTCCCCGACTACTGCACCCCGTTCCTACCCCCAGCCACCGAAGGCAAGCAATGGCATCAGAGAGACTGCCTATCTGAGGACTACATCGCTGAAGGGGTGCTCAATTGCTCTCTCATCACCAAGGATTTCCACTTCATCACCGAGCCCCTGAGTCAGGAAGAGAGAGAGTTCCCCCTGGCCTTCATCATGACCATCCACAAAGAGTTGGAGACGTTCATGCGCCTCCTCAGAGCAATCTACGCCCCCCAGAACATCTACTGCATCCATGTGGATGCCAAGTCCCAGGAGTCTTACAAAGCTTCTGTCCGCCACCTGGTGAGCTGCTTCCCCAATGTGTTCCTGTCCAGTGTCAGCGAGGTTGTGACCTACGGGGGCTTCTCGCGACTCAAGGCAGACATTAACTGCATGAAGGACCTGGTCTCATTGCGGGTGCCTTGGAGGAGAGTCATCAATCTGTGCGGTCAGGACTTCCCCGTCAAGAGTAACCTGGAGCTGGTGCGGCAACTGCGGAGTAAGGCGTGGAGGGCCACCAACATGACACCCGGCGTTCGTCAACCCAACTATATGCGCTACCGGACGGAGAAGCAATACCAGGAGGTCATGGGCGGGCATACGGTACCCAAGGGCGAGGGCTTCATCAAGGCACCTCCCCCACATGACCTCAATATCTATTTTGGCACGGCTTACTACGCCCTCACGCCGGCCTTTGTCCGCTTTGTTCTGGAGAATTCTGTGGCCAAGGACCTGCTGGAATGGTCTAGGGACACCTACAGCCCAGATGAGCACTACTGGGTGACTCTCAACCATCTCGTAG GTGTACCAGGAAGTAACCTACAGGGGAAATGGGAAGGCGAGATTCGTGCTATAAAATGGATTGACCAACAAGGCTCGGTGCACGATGGATGTAAAG ggcagTACATCAGGGGCATCTGTGTCTACGGCCTGGGCGACCTCCAGTGGATCATTGATAGGAACCACATGTTTGCCAATAAGTTTGACAGCCATCTCTTCCCGGAGGCTATCAACTGCATGGAGCTGTGGCACCGGCACAAGGTTCTGCAGCAGGCTCAGGTTCCTGTGCGGCCCGAATGGCGCATCGCCACGGAAAAACACACCATCAGTGCCAGACGGTGA